A part of Jiangella alba genomic DNA contains:
- a CDS encoding CpaF family protein, giving the protein MDQNLVRTLREEVADTLARQRRDDASNGIPPMSGEDERQFARAVISRVLDAHARTEIGAGRTPPSAEEEEEISSGIHAALFGVGRLQPLLDDLDVENIDINGCDNVFIQYSDGREVNGAPVAESDDELVELVQILGAYSGLTSRPFDSANPQLDLRLPDGSRLSAVMGVCARPAISIRRARLSRVHLDDLVGYGSVTEELAAFLSAAVAARKNIMIAGATNAGKTTMLRALANEIPAGERLITVERALELGLGEFADLHPNVVAFEERLPNSEGLGAITMAELVRRSLRMNPSRVIVGEVLGDEIVTMLNAMSQGNDGSLSTIHANSSIEVFNRISTYAIQSVERLPVEATMMLIAGAIDFVVFVEKRNEFAEGGRLRRFVSSIREINGVDGRVLSSEIFASGPDGVAVPAAPIACIEDLVAVGYDANAGVIA; this is encoded by the coding sequence GTGGACCAGAACCTCGTCCGCACCCTCCGCGAGGAGGTCGCCGACACCCTCGCCCGGCAGCGCCGCGACGACGCCTCCAACGGCATCCCGCCGATGTCGGGCGAGGACGAGCGGCAGTTCGCCCGCGCCGTCATCAGCCGGGTCCTCGACGCGCACGCCCGGACCGAGATCGGGGCCGGCCGCACGCCGCCGTCGGCGGAGGAAGAGGAGGAGATCTCCTCCGGCATCCACGCCGCGCTGTTCGGCGTCGGCCGGCTGCAGCCGCTGCTCGACGACCTCGACGTCGAGAACATCGACATCAACGGCTGCGACAACGTCTTCATCCAGTACTCCGACGGCCGCGAGGTCAACGGCGCGCCGGTCGCCGAGAGCGACGACGAGCTGGTCGAGCTGGTGCAGATCCTGGGTGCCTACTCGGGCCTCACCAGCCGCCCGTTCGACTCCGCGAACCCGCAGCTCGACCTCCGCCTGCCCGACGGCAGCCGGCTCTCGGCCGTCATGGGTGTGTGTGCCCGGCCGGCCATCTCGATCCGCCGTGCCCGGCTGTCGCGGGTGCACCTCGACGACCTCGTCGGCTACGGCTCGGTGACCGAGGAGCTGGCCGCGTTCCTGTCCGCCGCCGTCGCGGCGCGCAAGAACATCATGATCGCCGGGGCCACCAACGCCGGCAAGACCACCATGCTGCGGGCGCTGGCGAACGAGATCCCGGCGGGCGAGCGGCTGATCACCGTCGAGCGGGCGCTCGAGCTGGGGCTGGGCGAGTTCGCCGACCTGCACCCGAACGTCGTCGCGTTCGAGGAGCGGCTGCCCAACTCCGAGGGCCTGGGCGCCATCACCATGGCCGAGCTGGTCCGCCGCAGCCTGCGCATGAACCCCAGCCGGGTCATCGTCGGCGAGGTGCTGGGCGACGAGATCGTCACCATGCTCAACGCCATGAGCCAGGGCAACGACGGCTCGCTGTCGACCATCCACGCCAACAGCTCGATCGAGGTGTTCAACCGCATCTCGACCTACGCCATCCAGTCGGTCGAGCGGTTGCCGGTCGAGGCGACGATGATGCTGATCGCCGGCGCCATCGACTTCGTGGTGTTCGTCGAGAAGCGCAACGAGTTCGCCGAGGGCGGCCGGCTGCGCCGGTTCGTGTCCAGCATCCGCGAGATCAACGGCGTCGACGGCCGGGTGCTGTCCAGCGAGATCTTCGCCTCCGGCCCCGACGGCGTCGCCGTGCCGGCCGCGCCCATCGCCTGCATCGAGGACCTCGTCGCGGTGGGCTACGACGCCAACGCGGGCGTGATCGCGTGA
- a CDS encoding type II secretion system F family protein: MSPTILLITLIGAVVGAGVLLLIVAIRGSEPKPPSPGSNRSVVERLGRQTVYGIVAGIAALALTRWPVAAVGAGLLVAFWPALFGGAKEERTSIARLEGLASWTESLRDTIAGAVGLEQAIPATVYAASPSIQPQLRLLADRLRIRMPMPEALERFADDLDDASADLVVSALILNARLRGPGLRQVLSSLADSARAELDMRQRVMAGRASTRRSVQIVVGVSLFFMIGLSIVNRDFVEPYNSPAGQIVLGVVIGIFAIGFLWMRRLAKFEMPGRFLVTAEPGEVRA; this comes from the coding sequence GTGAGCCCCACCATCCTGCTGATCACCCTCATCGGCGCCGTCGTCGGCGCCGGGGTGCTGCTGCTGATCGTCGCGATCCGCGGCAGCGAGCCGAAGCCGCCGTCGCCGGGCTCGAACCGGTCGGTGGTCGAGCGGCTGGGGCGGCAGACGGTGTACGGCATCGTCGCCGGCATCGCGGCGCTGGCGCTGACCCGCTGGCCGGTCGCGGCCGTCGGGGCCGGCCTGCTGGTCGCGTTCTGGCCGGCGCTGTTCGGCGGGGCGAAGGAGGAGCGCACCTCGATCGCCCGGCTGGAGGGCCTGGCGTCGTGGACCGAGTCGCTGCGCGACACCATCGCCGGCGCCGTCGGCCTCGAGCAGGCCATCCCCGCCACGGTGTACGCGGCGTCGCCGTCCATCCAGCCGCAGCTGCGGCTGCTGGCCGACCGGCTGCGCATCCGCATGCCGATGCCCGAGGCGCTGGAGCGCTTCGCCGACGACCTCGACGACGCCAGCGCCGACCTCGTCGTGTCGGCACTGATCCTCAACGCCCGGCTGCGCGGGCCGGGCCTGCGGCAGGTGCTGTCGTCGCTGGCCGACTCCGCGCGCGCCGAGCTCGACATGCGCCAGCGGGTCATGGCCGGCCGGGCCAGCACCCGCCGCTCGGTGCAGATCGTCGTCGGCGTCAGCCTGTTCTTCATGATCGGCCTGTCGATCGTCAACCGCGACTTCGTCGAGCCGTACAACTCGCCCGCCGGGCAGATCGTGCTGGGTGTCGTCATCGGGATCTTCGCCATCGGCTTCCTCTGGATGCGCCGGCTGGCGAAGTTCGAGATGCCGGGCCGGTTCCTGGTCACGGCCGAGCCGGGGGAGGTGCGGGCGTGA
- a CDS encoding type II secretion system F family protein: MTLVLVAGAIAGAGALLLGYVLSVPRVNPAAALARLDAERSRARRDRLTAATVTSGSGESAAMRRFGGRLRGLLEGAGLNLGSLRRDLSLLGKSVEGHLATSVLAALVGFLMPVVLAAILSVAQIGLSIPAGTIVGIVLALIFGLIPTLSARSSAADRRRDFRHVVGSFLDLVAMNLAGGRGVPEALQSASALSDGWAMVRIRDTLLTARLHGVTPWAALGELGDEVGVDELRDLAAALALVAEDGAKVRESLAARAGSLRRRELAEIEGKAGQRSQSMLVAQLVLCCGFLLFLVYPALMGVLEQS, from the coding sequence GTGACGCTGGTCCTGGTCGCGGGCGCCATCGCCGGCGCGGGCGCGCTGCTGCTCGGCTACGTGCTGTCGGTGCCGCGCGTCAACCCGGCGGCCGCGCTGGCCCGGCTCGACGCCGAGCGCAGCCGGGCCCGTCGCGACCGCCTCACCGCCGCCACCGTCACGTCCGGCAGCGGCGAGTCCGCGGCGATGCGCCGGTTCGGCGGGCGGCTGCGCGGCCTGCTGGAGGGCGCGGGGCTCAACCTCGGCTCGCTGCGCCGCGACCTCTCGCTGCTCGGCAAGTCCGTCGAGGGCCACCTCGCGACGTCGGTGCTGGCCGCGCTGGTCGGCTTCCTGATGCCGGTGGTCCTGGCCGCGATCCTCTCGGTCGCGCAGATCGGGTTGAGCATTCCGGCCGGCACCATCGTGGGCATCGTCCTCGCGCTGATCTTCGGGCTGATCCCGACGCTGTCGGCGCGGTCCAGCGCGGCCGACCGCCGCCGCGACTTCCGCCACGTCGTCGGTTCGTTCCTCGACCTCGTCGCGATGAACCTCGCCGGCGGCCGCGGCGTCCCCGAGGCGCTGCAGTCGGCGTCGGCGCTCAGCGACGGATGGGCCATGGTGCGCATCCGCGATACGCTGCTGACCGCCCGGTTGCACGGCGTCACCCCGTGGGCGGCGCTCGGCGAACTGGGCGACGAGGTCGGCGTCGACGAACTGCGCGACCTCGCCGCGGCGCTGGCGCTGGTCGCCGAGGACGGCGCCAAGGTGCGCGAGTCGCTGGCCGCGCGGGCCGGCTCGCTGCGGCGTCGCGAACTGGCCGAGATCGAGGGGAAGGCCGGGCAGCGGTCGCAGTCCATGCTGGTCGCCCAGCTGGTGCTGTGCTGCGGGTTCCTGCTCTTCCTCGTGTACCCCGCGTTGATGGGGGTGCTGGAGCAGAGTTGA
- a CDS encoding TadE/TadG family type IV pilus assembly protein: MNVVQARLARLRSRPERGASAIELALYTPIMFLIIFIIVQFSLTWHGNQIAAAAAREAARTARIGGGTPEALAAAEARGREYADAVGNGHLVITEINAIQVGENVRVTVRGRSTEIINNLAPEVTQTIEGPIEQFVPDL, encoded by the coding sequence ATGAACGTCGTCCAGGCGCGGCTCGCACGGCTGCGGTCGAGACCGGAGCGGGGTGCGAGCGCCATCGAGCTCGCGCTGTACACCCCGATCATGTTCTTGATCATCTTCATCATCGTGCAGTTCTCGCTGACCTGGCACGGCAACCAGATCGCGGCCGCGGCGGCGCGTGAGGCGGCCCGGACGGCGCGCATCGGCGGCGGCACCCCGGAGGCGCTGGCGGCGGCCGAGGCCCGCGGCCGCGAGTACGCCGACGCCGTCGGCAACGGCCACCTGGTGATCACCGAGATCAACGCCATCCAGGTGGGCGAGAACGTCCGCGTCACCGTCCGCGGCCGGTCGACGGAGATCATCAACAACCTGGCGCCCGAGGTCACCCAGACCATCGAGGGCCCCATCGAGCAGTTCGTACCGGACCTGTGA
- a CDS encoding TadE family protein yields the protein MAIEVVILAPVLIAIMMLIVGLGRYVDRRGDVEAMARDAVRSASLQRDVSSARQAAQAIVDSTRPGGVTCAPVQLGGTFAPGEMISVTVTCQVSFDGLGFAGFPGSTTLEGESFAPIDELRGTL from the coding sequence ATGGCCATCGAGGTCGTGATCCTCGCCCCTGTCCTCATCGCGATCATGATGCTGATCGTCGGGCTCGGCCGGTACGTCGACCGTCGCGGCGACGTCGAGGCGATGGCCCGCGACGCCGTGCGCTCGGCGTCGCTGCAGCGCGACGTGTCGTCAGCCCGGCAGGCGGCGCAGGCCATCGTCGACAGCACCCGCCCCGGCGGCGTCACCTGCGCGCCGGTGCAGCTCGGCGGCACCTTCGCGCCCGGCGAGATGATCAGCGTCACGGTCACCTGCCAGGTCAGCTTCGACGGCCTCGGTTTCGCCGGCTTCCCGGGCTCCACGACGCTCGAGGGCGAGAGCTTCGCACCCATCGACGAGCTGCGGGGGACGCTGTGA
- a CDS encoding pilus assembly protein TadG-related protein — MRRAARSERGAISAMVVTLTVMLFMLAGLVIDGGFAINARQRLYDDAEQAARAAANQIDIEALRETGQVVLLEAEARQAAVEYMTARGYTAGQVTVNFNGDEVSVHAEDRVNTSLLQLIFIDDFPIEGEATSRPAVGITGEL, encoded by the coding sequence GTGAGGCGGGCTGCGCGGTCGGAGCGGGGCGCCATCAGCGCCATGGTCGTCACGCTGACGGTCATGCTGTTCATGCTGGCCGGGCTGGTCATCGACGGAGGGTTCGCCATCAACGCGCGGCAGCGACTGTACGACGACGCCGAACAGGCGGCCCGCGCGGCCGCGAACCAGATCGACATCGAGGCGTTGCGCGAGACGGGTCAGGTGGTCCTGCTGGAGGCCGAGGCACGGCAGGCCGCCGTCGAGTACATGACCGCGCGCGGCTACACCGCCGGACAGGTGACGGTGAACTTCAACGGCGACGAGGTGTCCGTTCACGCCGAGGACCGGGTGAACACCTCGCTGCTGCAACTGATCTTCATCGACGACTTCCCCATCGAGGGGGAGGCCACGTCACGCCCGGCGGTCGGCATCACGGGGGAGTTGTGA